The stretch of DNA CAGTGTACATGAGTTCCTAGCtctaatttagttttttaagaatgtatttaggtgttttctattGTATACTCCATGTGTACATAGGCCTTgcctattttcattcatattaatgaaaattactttttactgataaaaaaaaagagacaagcCAAGGTTAGATTCCTTTCATGATCTTGAgggaatatgagattatgcttgaatgaatgaatttgtttgattaattgaatattactaaaaatcgtatgaaagcaatgagatattcatgtagtaattcaagtcaagtaatgccatgtaatagaatagcaatattattattttttttttataagtaaaataagtattattaatccAAGAATGGGCAACAACTGCCAATTACAAAGTAAGTATGTCCTATCTACATAGGcacattagaaactaagaaatcatgaaggtccatgccattaaagtccacagcaatggcccaagtacaaagtgttctgaaaaagaaaacttttaacTCCTCCATagatctctctgtcttcaaacattctctcatttctctcctgccacaagcaccacataatacatatagggatcatcttccaattCACTTTGATCTGATACACACCTTGAATAGAGGTCCAACACACCAATATATCCACTACAGattccggcataacccatgctatttccatccttttaaacacctcattccaGAAAGTCCTGGCTACATCACAATGTACCAGTAAATGGTTCACCGACTCACCtcctcttttacacatacaacaccaatctgcaatgattatcctcctctttctcagattatctgtagtaagaatcttgcctagtgacgctgtccacacaaagaaagacgCTTTAGGAGGCGCCTTGTGTCGCCAGATccttctccaaggaaactgtaCCTCCGGCATTTGTGTGAGGACCTTATAAAAGGACCTAACAGTGAAAACCCCTCTCCCTGCAGGACTCCACCACATGCTATCTTCATGCTGGATACTTGGATGACACGAATACAAGAGACTATAGAAATCTGCAAAACTCTcgatctcccaatcctgtgctgcccggttaaagttgatattccagTGAATACCCCCAACTGAAATTCtcataacctccgccactgtaACATCTTTGGCACTTGCTATCAGGAAAAGTAAAGGAAACAAGTCTTGGAGAGCACCGTTgccacaccaaacatccttccaaaatctaatCCTTGAGCCTGTACCCAACTGGAACCTAGTATGTTGTTGAAAGACCTCCCACCCTTTTCTAATATGCTTCCATAACTCCATACCATGTgcccctctaacttctctagtgcaccaaccctcccctaaaccaccatatttCTTCACAATCACAATTTTCCATAAGGCTTCTAGTTCCTTGGTATATCGCCACAACCATCTGCCAAGGAGCGCCCGATTAAACAACCTTAAGTTTCTAATACCCAAGCCTCCACTCGAGATAGGACGGCATACCATCTCCCACCtgacaagatgaaatttaaactcttctccTAAGCCaccccacagaaaatctctTTACAACTTTTCAAGACGACTCGCCACGCTTGCCGGCATAGGgaataatgataagaaatacgtgggtagattagaaagtgtacttttAATCAATGTAATCCGGCCTccttttgacaagtacattctcttccaccctgctagtttcctctctactttttcaatcactgtatTCCAGATCGAGCATGCCCTTGAAGCTATACCCAACGGTAATCCTAGGTAAGTCATTGGAAGAGATGCTATCTTGCAACCCAATGTGTCCGCCAATTCCCTAATATTATGAACCTCTCCAATCGGCACCAGCTCGGATTtatcatagttcacttttaaaccagacactgcttcaaaacaaagcagaCATGCCTTCACTGCCCCCAACTGGTCTCGATTAGCTTCGCACATTATAagtgtgtcatctgcaaacagcaTATGAGAAATAGAGATAAAACCCCTGCTCGGAgatccaatctggaaaccactAACAAACCCATTATCCAACAACGCCGCAATTATCCTGCTTAGTGtttccataacaataacaaaaagtaatggagacaacggatccccttgtctcaaaccacgagaaCTCTGGAAGAAACCCTCGGGGCTGCCATTGATCAACACTGAGAACCTTACCGTAGATATACACCAACTAATCCAAGACCTCCACCTTTCCCCAAAACCGCACCTACCCAGTAGGTATAGAAGGAAATCCCAGTTTACATGGTCatacgccttctccatatccaacttacaCATAATTCCTGGGTTGCCAGCCTTCAATCTActatccaagcattcattggcaattaaAACCGCATCAAGGATCTATctacccttaacaaaagcaATTTGAGGCTTAGTCACAATCTTTCCCAACACCTCACTTAAGCGATTAGCAAGCACTTTCAAAATAATCTTGTAAACTCCATTCACTAagctaataggccgaaaatctgtGATCTCAATAGCCCCAGCCTTCTTTGGTATTAACGCAATGAAAGTGGAgttaaggcttttctcaaacttcccaaacgagaacaactcctgaaacaccttcatgagGTCTTCTTTAATCACCTCACAGCATTATTGGAAAAagcccatagagaaaccatcaggACCAGGAGCCTTGTCTTTTACCATTTTTCTGACCACATCAAATACCTCTCCTTCCTCGAAAGTCCTCTCCATCCTGGCACCATCCCCCGGTTCAATAAGGTTAAAAACCAAACCATCTACAGTAGGCCTCCACCCCACCTGCTCCGTAAGGAGCTTCTCAAAGAAATCAACCACATGAACTTTAATAGCCTCTTCTTCTCTGCATTCCaccccctcaattttcagcacctcaatattattatttcttctatgagagtttgcAATACTATGGAAGAACCTCGTGCTCcgatccccttcctttaaccataGTGCCCTTGACTTTTGACGCCAAGACAATTCTTCTTGCAAGattatcctct from Juglans regia cultivar Chandler chromosome 4, Walnut 2.0, whole genome shotgun sequence encodes:
- the LOC109004849 gene encoding uncharacterized protein LOC109004849, with protein sequence MWLKSEGFVERVKQWWISYRFEGTSSFIFANKLKALKRDLKECNKQSFGNIEDNKNAKWMEIQVLERLQEGRPLNVEEQAQKTLLVADLERIILQEELSWRQKSRALWLKEGDRSTREEEAIKVHVVDFFEKLLTEQVGWRPTVDGLVFNLIEPGDGARMERTFEEGEVFDVVRKMFEKSLNSTFIALIPKKAGAIEITDFRPISLVNGVYKIILKVLANRLSEVLGKIVTKPQIAFVKGAVLGKGGGLGLVGVYLRIIAALLDNGFVSGFQIGSPSRGFISISHMLFADDTLIMCEANRDQLGAVKACLLCFEAVSGLKVNYDKSELVPIGEVHNIRELADTLGCKIASLPMTYLGLPLGIASRACSIWNTGRVGALEKLEGHMVWSYGSILEKGGRSFNNILGSSWVQAQGLDFGRMFGVATVLSKTCFLYFS